In Shewanella glacialimarina, the genomic stretch TTTCTAAAATTTGTTCTACAACTGGCTCAAACGGCACGGTAATAAAACGTACCTTATGTGACTCGCCGTAGGTTTTCCATAAATGATAGGCAACTTGTTTAACGCCTATCTCATGCTGTGCGCCGCCCAAGTTGAAGAAGCAATAATGGGTACGCGAACCCTTTTTAATAAATTGAAAACTTGATACACCAGAGTCAAACCCACCGGAGATAAGTGATAACACATCCTCTTGGGTTGCCATTGGAAAACCACCTAAACCTTCGATACGACGCTCAACCAAATAAACTTTATTTCCATCAATTTCAAGATTAACAGTAACATCTGGATTATTCAGTTTTACGCCCAAGGCATCAGCATGTTGATTTAAGCCACCGCCAACATAACGCTCAACCTCGATCGAATTAAAATCATGGTTTCCAGTACGTTTTACCCGTACACAAAATGTTTTACCGGCAATTTCATCACGATACCGGGGTAAGGCTAACTGGTAAATGCTATCAATAGTATCAAACGGATACTCGCTAACTTGCACTACATGCGCAATACCAGGAATACACGCTAAGCGTTGCCCAAATATGTCCTGCAATTCTGGTTTATCTTCAGGTACCTTGACGATGAGCCGGTCAAATAAACGTAGCACATTAGCCTCTTCGTCGACTTTTTTAAGTACATTTCGAATATTCGTTTCTAGCATTTTAGTAAACCGTAATCTTACCGATTTACTCTTCATCATGATTTCAGGGTATAACTTTACAATAAACTTCATAGCGGTTCCGGCAACATTAATTACTGGCTAAACACGACAATGTATTTAGCCAACGTCATAGTTAATGGTTTTAATTAAGAAAATAAATACTTATTTTTCACGGCAAAAAAATATCGACCCAGCTTACACTGAGTCGAATAAATTAATTACCGTACGTAAAAAAAGCAGTAATTATGAGGATTATATCAAATTTTTAGTCGCTTGTAATAACATTATCCGCTTGAGCAAGCGTCACGATATATATACATAACGCTGAGTATGATCCAAAAAAAGCACAATCATTTGATTGCGCTTTAAATTCAGTCATTTGCGTTTATTAAGGGTTTTGAGTTATCTGCGGATCCTAAATCACTTTAATTTCATCAGATTCTTTAGGTTTGCCCTGCTCTATGGCTATTTCGACTCGACGATTTCGAGCTCGATTAGTGTTACTGTCATTCGGCACCAGTGGATTATTGGACGCCTCTCCCATCACTTTCATCCGTGTTTCATCAAAGCCAGGCACTTTCATCAATTCATGGGCTACCGCAACAGCTCGCTGACTGGATAAATCCCAGTTTGAACTATAAAGTTCATTGCTGATATGAGCGCCATCTGTATGTCCTGACACTGTAATAATGCCAGGTACATCTTTGAGTAACTCACCAATGGATCGCACAATAGGCCTAAACTGGGGCTGTAGAAAGCCTGAACCGGAAGAAAATGATCCCTTTTCTCGAATTCGAATAATAATTTGCTGACCTAACGATTCTAATTCAATGGCACCATCAACAATTTGTTCATTCAATTGTTCAGCCATTTTTTTAAGTTGCTCATTGATATTATCTTGTGAAGATGCAGCATCTTTTTTAACCGCTTCAGCTTCTTTTTGTGCAGTTGCGCTAGCATTACCGCCGCGTTGAGCGCCATTCTGTTTTTGCACCCCGCCAGCACTGTCTTCTTCACCTGCTTGATACTCAATGGTTGGTTGAGTCATTTCATTAGTTTGCTGATTAATAATTTCAATCGGAGTGGGATCGGGTCGACCAGGTCGAAACTCCAGTGCAATAACCGATGTGCCTTTGGGGATGTCTTTGACTTCAACTTTATTCTGTACACCAAAGGCATACTTCATTGAACCTGCAATTTGCTTGAACTTCATTACGTCCATTTCAGAGAACGCTAATAATAATACGAAAAAGCACATCAGCAACGACATGAGATCAGCAAAGGTTGCTAACCACATGGGCGCGCCGGCAGGTGGACATTCACACTTGGCCTTAGCCATGGGTTACTCCCCGTCCGTTGTATCTATTTTACGTTGTTTTTCAGAAATATAGTTTTTCAAAAAACCTTCAATTACACGCGGGTTTTGACCGTCTTGAATCGCCAATACCGCATCCATAATCAAATTACGATTCAATAGCTCTTCATTCATTCGCAGTGATAATTTATCCGCCATTGGGATGGCTATCATGTTGGCGATTACTGCACCATAAAGTGTGGTTAATAACGCCACCGCCATTGATGGGCCAATTGATTTAGGGTCATCCATGTTTGATAACATGGCGACCAAACCAACAAGCGTACCAATCATCCCCATCGCAGGTGCAACATCTCCCATGGCTTTAAAAATATTTACCCCAGACTTATGGCGATCTTCAGTTAAGGCAATATCTTTCTCTAATGCATTACGTACGACCTCGCCATCATGACCATCAACTAACATATCGACTGCTTTTTGCATAAAAGTGTTGCTAATTTGCGCTTCTTCTAACGCTAAAAAGCCCCCTTTACGGGCAGCATCGGCCATATTAACGGATTGCTCAATGAGGTCTTCTGGTTTATCAATTTTAAACATAAAGGCTTTTAAGCCAATCTTAATCGCACCTAAAAATTGCTTTAGGTTAAACTTCATCATCACCACAAATAAAGAGCCGGCAACAACAATCAAAATTGACGGTACGTCGATAAATAGGCCGATACCACCACTGGTCACCATAGCGCCAATGATAAATGCAAAAGCACCAATAATTCCTATCAGGGTTGCTAAATCCACAACGTCTCCTCAAATGCAGTAAAGTCTGCTTGAATATGCTAATGCTAAAATCGTTAAACTTAAACATCATCTTACTATGTTATCGGTCAAAATCATTTCTAGTTTAGCTCGAATTTCAACTTTCTAAACAAATTTCAGTAACAAAGCGTGCTATTGAGCAAATATCAAGCGTCTGTATTTGACCCAAAAGCTCGGCTGATATACCTTGTCACACGCTGAACAAGAGGAAATATCAACGTGGCAAAAAAACCTGAAAATCTCAGTTTTGAGCAATCTTTAAATGAACTTGAAACTATTGTAGCCAGTTTAGAGCAAGGTGAAGTCTCCCTTGATGATGCATTAAAGCAGTTTGAACGAGGCATCAACCTCGTACGCCAAAGCCAGGCAAAACTTGAACAGGCACAACAGAAAGTATCCATTTTATTAGATGACAAAGACACCTTAACCCCATTAGAAATTGAACAATAAACAGCTTTGACAGCATGTTGAGGTATTACAGTGCTAACTGATGCAATAAAGACTTATCAACAAAGAGTTGATCAAGTATTAAGCCAAAAATTAACTGACCTTGATAACGCTGCACCAAAATTAAAAGCGGCCATGACCCATGGTGCGTTATTAGGTGGTAAGCGTATCAGACCTTTTTTGGTTTACAGTATAGGACAAATGTTAAATGTCCCGCTAAAGGTATTAGATAATTTAGCCGCTGCCATTGAATGTATTCATGCATATTCGCTTATCCATGATGACTTACCAGCAATGGATAATGATAGTCTTCGCCGTGGCCAACCTACTGTTCATATTGCTTTTGATGAAGCCTGCGCAATATTAGCAGGTGATGCATTACAAACGCTTGCATTCGATATTATCAGTGAGCCTATTGAGGGTTTAACTCCCTCACAGCAATTAGCCATCGTGAAGTCATTGGCAAAAGCCTCTGGTTATATGGGTATGTGTGGTGGTCAGGCAATTGATCTTAGCGCTACAAATCAGCGTATTGAAATGGCGAGATTAACCGAGCTTCATAACAAAAAAACGGGTGCATTAATCTGCTGCGCAGTAGAAATGGCGTTGATTGCAGCCAATGCCCCCGATAATGAACATCAAGCCTTAATGGTTTACGCTGGTAAAATAGGTTTAGCCTTTCAAGTGCAAGACGATATATTAGATATCGTTGCTAGCACCGAAGAGTTAGGTAAACCACAAGGCAGTGACGAGCAATCAAATAAAAGTACCTTTCCTAAATTACTCGGTTTAGAAGGTGCCAAGCAGACATCACAGCAACTTGTTGATGATGCTCTATCAGAACTGACTAAATTGCCATACAATAGTCAGTTAATTGCAGACTTTGCTCGGTATATTATCGTGCGAAGAATATAATAAGACAGATATCTCACTATGAGTTTCGATAATTCTCAATATCCTGTGTTAGCAAAAGCTAACACCCCAGAAGAACTTAGACAGCTACCTCAGAGTTTATTGCCGCAGGTATCAGATGAGCTGCGCCAGTTTCTGTTGCAATCGGTAGGCATGTCTAGCGGTCATTTTGCTTCTGGTTTAGGCACGGTTGAATTAACCGTAGCGCTTCATTATGTGTACGACACGCCTTTTGACCAATTGGTTTGGGATGTTGGCCATCAAGCTTATCCTCACAAAATTTTAACTGACCGCCGTAACCGCATGCACACTATTCGCCAAAAAAACGGTTTGCATCCTTTCCCATGGCGTGAAGAAAGTCATTACGATACCTTTAGTGTCGGTCATTCTGGCACCTCTGTCAGTGCAGCTTTAGGCATGGCAATTGCCGCCGAAAAAGAAAATAAAGGCCGTAAAGTTGTTGCTGTTATTGGTGATGGCGCAATGACAGGCGGTATGGTATTTGAAGCTTTAAATCATGCCGGTGACTTACGCAACGATATGTTAGTCGTGCTGAACGATAATGAAATGTCGATTTCAGAAAATGTTGGCGCACTTAATAATCACCTTGCTCAACTTATGTCTGGCCGCTTTTACACGACTATCCGTGAAAGCAGTAAAAAAGTGCTTAAAGGCATGCCTGCTATTAAGGAAATAGCTAAGAGAACAGAAGAACACCTAAAAGGCATGGTGGTTCCAGGGACTTTGTTTGAAGAACTAGGCTTTAATTACATCGGCCCTATTGACGGCCATGATGTTGATGCCTTAGTTGAAACCATGCGCAATATGCGTAGCCTAAAAGGGCCACAGATCCTGCACATCATGACTAAGAAAGGTCGTGGATATGAGCCAGCAGAAAAAGATCCTATTGGTTGGCACGCCGTGCCTAAGTTTGATCCTAGCCAGTTTAAAAAACCTGCGACTAAACCAGGTTTGCCGACATTTTCACAGGTGTTTGGTAAATGGCTATGTGATGTTGCTGAGCTTGACGATAAAGTGATGGGGATTACCCCTGCTATGCGTGAAGGTTCTGGCATGGTTGAGTTTTCACAACGTTTCCCTAAACAGTATTTTGATGCTGCTATTGCTGAGCAGCACGCAGTAACCTTAAGTGCTGGTATGGCAACCCAAGGCTTAAAGCCCGTTGTAGCCATATACTCTACCTTCTTACAACGTGGTTATGATCAACTCATTCACGATGTCGCATTACAACGCTTACCAGTGTTATTTGCCATTGACCGTGGTGGTATTGTGGGCGCAGATGGTCCGACCCATCAAGGCGCGTTTGATTTAAGCTTTATGCGTTGTATTCCCAACATGATAATTATGACCCCTTCTGATGAAAATGAATGTCGTCAGATGCTGTACACCGGCTATTGCTATCAGGACGGTCCTACTGCTGTGCGTTACCCAAGAGGGTGTGCAACAGGTGCTGAACAAGTTGAAGAAATGACCCAATTGCCTATCGGCAAAGGCGTAATGAAGCGCCACGGCAAAAAAATTGCAATCGTTAATTTTGGTACAACATTAGAAACCGCCTTAATTGCTGCTGAAGCATTAGATGCTTCCGTTGCCGATATGCGCTTTGTGAAACCGTTAGATATTGAGCTACTGACAGAACTGGCAAACAACCATGATGTGATTGTCACAGTTGAAGAGAACGCGATAATGGGCGGCGCTGGTAGTAGCGTGATGGAAACGTTACAACAACTTAAAATAATTATGCCTGTGCTTCAAATAGGTCTGCCGGATGAGTTTATTAAACACGGCGCTCCAGATGAAATTATCAGTGAACTGAAATTAGATGCCAAAGGTATTGAGCAGCAGATTAGAGACTATTTAGCTTAGTTGATATCAATGTAGCTAAAATAACTTCTTAATCTAAACGAACTAAAAAAACGCATAAAAAAAGGGCTGAATTATCAGCCCTTTTTAATCGATTACTTTTGGAAAGGTAGAAGGCTACCGTTCTAAGTGATTATGCTTGAGTATCTACACCTGGACCGCCTTGCGATACCATCACCATAGCTGGACGTAATAAACGGTCATTTAAAATATAACCTTTTTGCATCACTAACATCACTGTATTTTCTGGATACTCAGCACTTGGCTGCATACCAATAGCTTGGTGATGTGCAGGATTAAACGTCTCGCCTAATGGGCTAAGCTGTACCACACCAAATTTCTCAACAGTACTTAAGAAACCTTTCATGGTTAATTCAACACCTTCATAAATCGCTTTAGTGGCCTCATCAGCTGGCGAGGTACCTTGTAACGCTCTATCCATGTTGTCGATAACGGGTAAAAGCTCATTAGCAAATTTTTCTAGGGCAAACTTACGCGCTTGTTCTACATCTTTTGCAGTACGTGTACGAATATTTTGTATCTCAGCTGCCGCACGCACTTCAACTTCTTTGCGATCAGCGAGTGCTGCTTCAGACTCTGCTAATAGCTGCTCTAATTCTTCAATGCGGAAGTTAGCCTGGGTTAACTCATCCATTAAGCTTGCTTCACCAGCTTCAATGACGGTACCTTCTTCCACTTGATCTTGGGTATCGATATCTTGTGGATCGTAGTTTGACTCGTTGCTCATTTTCACTCCAGCTAAAAAATGCGATATTTTCGGAAATCTGACAGAAACATGTCAGAAGAAGATTAATTATCATGCTTCTGACACTTTTAATTAGTTTGGGTATATTATGGGGATCAATTTCAGCGTTTCAAGGCTTTTAAGGCCAACAAATATCAATATGAGCAAAAAGTTTAATACTATCGGCCTTATCGGTAAGCCCCATCATCATGGCACAAACTTGACCTTGAAGCGTTTGCATCATTGGTTATCAATGCAAGGCTACCAAGTTATTGTTGAGTCCCGCGTCTCAGCAGAACTTGGTAATGATATATCATCCATGGACTTACTCGAGATGGGGGCACATTGTGATCTCGCCATTGTGGTCGGTGGTGATGGAAATATGCTAGGTGCAGCAAGGGTATTAGCCCGTTTTGATGTTGCTGTCATTGGTGTCAACCGGGGTAATTTAGGGTTTTTAACCGATTTGCCTCCAGATAATTTTGAAGATACCTTGTCTGATGTGCTTGATGGTGAATTTGAAACTGAATACCGCTTTTTATTAGAAGCTGAAGTACATCGCCATGGCAAAATAACCTCAAGTAATACTGCGGTTAATGAAGCGGTATTGCACCCTGGTAAAATTGCTCACATGATCCAATTCGAAGTCTACATAGACGAGCAGTTTATGTACAGCCAACGCGCGGATGGTATGATTGTATCAACACCAACAGGGTCTACTGCATATTCATTGTCAGCAGGCGGTGCTATTTTAACGCCTAATTTACAAGCACTCATTCTAGTGCCTATGTTTCCCCACACCCTTTCTTGTCGCCCTATTGTGGTTGATGCTTGTAGCACTATCAAATTAGTAGTGTCACCTGAGAATGGTGAAAATCTTGAAGTCAGTTGTGACGGCCACGTTCACTTAGCCGTGTTGCCTGGTGATGAAATTATTATTCGCCGCTCAAGTGAACAATTAAGACTAATCCATCCTAAAGGCCATAATTACTTCCACGTATTGCGCAATAAACTGGGCTGGGGCAGCAAGCTATTTTAATCACTTAATGCTCATGCCCGCTCCTTTCTGCTTCCTATCAAGGTGATATATAGCGTTTTTTTATCACCTTGAATGCTCATCTCGTGAGTGAGTTCACATTCATAATCGCTAATATTAAGTAAAATCATCCTTCACTCACTGGACACTTAAACGGTGATATTAATCACATACTTAAATGAGTGAAATCGATCTATGTCCCAATGTTTGGATGGTTTGTAATAGTTACGTTTTAAAATGATCTTGATCAAGTATTGAAGTCACAAAATACAGTCTATTACATCTACCTTTTGTTACATCCAAGTAATAGAAATATAACAAACAAAAATAAGACCTAAACTAACAACCTTACAAATAAAGAGGTGTGCATGACTACGTTACAGCTAATCGCGAGCTTAACGCCCATTATCAGCGTTATGGTGTTCCTTGTTTTACTTAAGCTCCCTGCGTCTAAAGCCATGCCCATTTCAATGGTCGCGACAGGATTAGCGGCTATCTTCATTTGGCAAATGGACACTAGAATACTCGCAGCTTCGATTGTAGAAGGGTTATTATCAGCCCTCACACCTCTCACCATTATTTTTGGCGCAGTGTTTTTACTCAATACGCTTAAATATTCTGGCGCCATGGACACTATTCGAGCCGGCTTTACGAGTATCAGTGCAGATGCGCGAGTACAGGTTATTATTATCTGTTGGCTATTTGGCTCGTTCATTGAAGGTTCGGCTGGTTTTGGTACACCCGCAGCCATTGGCGCCCCATTACTGGTTTTATTAGGTGTGCCGCCTATTGCGGCCGCTGTAGTGGCATTAATTGCCGACTCGACCTCGGTATCATTTGGCGCAATAGGTTTGCCTGTATTATTTGGTATGGAACAAGGTCTAATACAAAATGGCGTGTCCATGGCAACCGAACAAATTACAGCACATGGCGGTAACTTTGCTAATTATGCTCAGTTTATTGCCATGCACATTATCACTATTGATTTAATCACGGGTTCATTAATTCCCTTAGTGGTTGTCTGTGTGTTAACTGGCTTTTTTGGTAAGAACAAATCATTTAAAGAAGGGTTACAAATCTGGAAATTTGCACTGCTAGCAGGTTTCGCTTTCACCATTCCTGCATGGTTAATTAATTACCTTGCGGGTCCTGAATTCCCCTCGGTTATTGGTGCGTTAATTGGCATGGCAGTGGTTATTCCAGTCGCTCAAAAAGGCTGGTTACTTCCAGCAACACCCTGGAATGACTTTGCAGACAATGAACAACTGTCACAGAACATTACCACTGAAGATAAGCCTGTAGAAGCTAAGTTTTCGCAAATTGCAGCCTGGTCCCCATATATTATTATGGCCGCATTGTTAGTGCTTTCCAGAATAGTCACCCCATTCAAAACTTGGTTAACAGGCTTTAATATCAGCTGGACGGGGTTGTTAGGAACCGAGTTAAAAGCCAGCTTTGCCACATTCTATGCGCCGGGGATTTTCTTTATTCTAGTGTGTGTTGTAGGTTTTATATTATTCAGAATGAAACCGAAAGCCATTAAACAATCTATCACGGTATCTTGCGGCTCAATGTTACCCACCATCATCTCACTCGGCGCATCTGTGCCTATGGTCAAAATATTCTTAAACTCAGGTGCAAACTCTGCAGGCCTGCAATCTATGCCGGTAGCACTAGCAGATTTACTTGCCAATACTATGGGCTCAGTTTGGGCTTGGGTGTCGCCCATAGTCGGCATCTTTGGTGCATTTCTTTCCGGTTCAGCCACTTTCTCCAATATGATGTTTTCAGGCTTACAGTACTCTGTTGCCGATAATATTGGAATGAGCCATGCGTTGGCCTTAGCACTGCAAGGCATTGGTGCTAATGCAGGTAACATGATGTGTGTGATGAACGTTGTTGCAGCGGCAACCGTGGTGGGAATGGCAGGACGTGAGTCTGAAATTATTCGTAAAACAATGCCTATAGCATTAGGTTATGCGCTTGTTGCTGGCACCATTGCTGTAATTTGGGGTGGTTTCTAAGCTTAATGACCTGTTCTCAATGTCGCAAGTCACTGAAGTTTACTGTTGATGGTTTATTACTGTGATTTGCTGCTGAATTAATAAGAGAAATATTATGACGATTGATTATCGAACCATCATGCAAGAGTTAACGCTACAACTAGGCGAAAAAGCGGTGAGTAATGACCCTACTCGTCGCTTTGCGTGGTCTACAGATGCTAGTTATTTTCGAATCGTACCTGAAATCGTTGTTCATGCAGATGAACTTGAACAAGTTAAAATAACCCTTGAGATTGCACGCAAACATAATGCACCAGTTACCTACAGGGCAGCAGGCACCAGCTTATCAGGCCAAGCGATTGGTGAAGGTATTTTATTAATACTCGGCCATGACGGCTTTCGCACCATTAATATCAGTGCTGATAGAAGTCAAATAACCTTAGGTTGTGCGGTCATAGGTGCAGATGCGAATGCGGCATTAAAACCATTTAATAAAAAAATTGGTCCAGACCCTGCCACTCTCGCCGCAGCTAAAATTGGTGGTATTGTATCCAATAACGCTTCTGGGATGTGTTGTGGAACCGCTCAAAATAGTTATCAAACGATTTCGTCAGTGAAATTATTGTTTGCAGATGGAACCGAATTAGACACTAGTTGTGAACAATCTAAATCTGCATTCGCACTAAGTCATCCAGGTTTATTAGAAGCTTTATCATCTTTAGCTAAAAAGACCCAAAATAATTCGGCTTTGGCTGCACGAATTCGTAAAAAGTTCTCGATTAAAAATACCACTGGATACAGCATCAATGCGCTAGTCGACTTTAATGACCCTTTTGATTTAATCAACCACCTTATTGTGGCTGCAGAAGGGACATTAGCCTTTGTCAACGAAGTGACTTATCACACAGTAGACGAAGCCCTTTTTAAAGCTTCTGCTATGGCCGTGTTTTTCAGTATGGAAGATGCAGCAAGTGCCGTTCCACCGATGAAGGGGGACAGCGTAGCTGCGGTTGAATTACTCGACTGGGCATCGATTAAATCTGTTATGGGTAAGCCTGGTATGCCTACCTGGTTAAATCAATTACCTCAAGGCGCGGCGATATTATTAATTGAGTGCAGAGCAAACAATAAAACAACATTAGCCCAATATACCCAAGATGTGATTAACAAAATTGCCCATATTGAAACAGAACGCCCAATTGAATTCAGCAACGACCCTGCCGTATTTGCTCAATACTGGGCTATGCGTTCAGGTTTGTTCCCTATTATTGGTGGCGCACGCCCTAAAGGGACCTCCGTTATTATTGAAGATGTGGCCTTTGAACTTGAGCATCTTGCTGCCGCCGCGGCCGATCTAACCTCCTTATTTCATAAACACGGTTACCCTGAAGGGGTAATTTATGGTCATGCATTAGCGGGCAACTTTCATTTTATTATTACCCCCACCTTTTCATCTGAAACCGACACGCGCAATTTCCATGCTTTTATGCAGGATGTCGCGGATATGGTCATCAATAAATATGATGGTTCAATGAAGGCGGAACATGGGACTGGCCGTGCCGTCGCCCCTTTTGTTGAAATGGAATGGGGCGCTGATGCTTACACCATAATGAAGCAAATTAAACACATTTTTGATCCTCAAAGGTTACTCAATCCTGGGGTGATTTTAAATGATGACGCTGAAATCCATGTCAAAAATATCAAACCTTGCCCTGTGGTTGATGATTTTATCGATAAATGTATTGAGTGTGGATTTTGTGAAAAAACCTGCCCAACATCAGCACTTAATTTTTCACCACGTCAACGTATCGCGGTGTTGCGTGAAATAGAAAGATTAACCGAATCCGGTGACAAACAAGCGGCTGCAAAAATGCGCGCTAGCGCTAAGTATGATGTTGTTGATACCTGTGCTGCTTGTCAGTTATGTACTATTGCCT encodes the following:
- the thiI gene encoding tRNA uracil 4-sulfurtransferase ThiI, encoding MKFIVKLYPEIMMKSKSVRLRFTKMLETNIRNVLKKVDEEANVLRLFDRLIVKVPEDKPELQDIFGQRLACIPGIAHVVQVSEYPFDTIDSIYQLALPRYRDEIAGKTFCVRVKRTGNHDFNSIEVERYVGGGLNQHADALGVKLNNPDVTVNLEIDGNKVYLVERRIEGLGGFPMATQEDVLSLISGGFDSGVSSFQFIKKGSRTHYCFFNLGGAQHEIGVKQVAYHLWKTYGESHKVRFITVPFEPVVEQILERIDSGQMGVILKRVMMRVAARIAEKFKIQGLVTGESLGQVSSQTLTNLNVIDRCTDMLIMRPLIAMDKQDIINQSRLIGTEDFAKTMPEYCGVISQKPTVKAVLSKIEAEELKFDEDLIERIVYSAKVMDIRDIETEMNQQITETETVTDIASGEIVIDVRAPEEEERKPLSIEGVEITAIPFFKLATKFAELDKSKTYLLYCDRGVMSKLQALYLIEQGYQNVKVYRP
- a CDS encoding flagellar motor protein MotB; amino-acid sequence: MAKAKCECPPAGAPMWLATFADLMSLLMCFFVLLLAFSEMDVMKFKQIAGSMKYAFGVQNKVEVKDIPKGTSVIALEFRPGRPDPTPIEIINQQTNEMTQPTIEYQAGEEDSAGGVQKQNGAQRGGNASATAQKEAEAVKKDAASSQDNINEQLKKMAEQLNEQIVDGAIELESLGQQIIIRIREKGSFSSGSGFLQPQFRPIVRSIGELLKDVPGIITVSGHTDGAHISNELYSSNWDLSSQRAVAVAHELMKVPGFDETRMKVMGEASNNPLVPNDSNTNRARNRRVEIAIEQGKPKESDEIKVI
- the dxs gene encoding 1-deoxy-D-xylulose-5-phosphate synthase, whose protein sequence is MSFDNSQYPVLAKANTPEELRQLPQSLLPQVSDELRQFLLQSVGMSSGHFASGLGTVELTVALHYVYDTPFDQLVWDVGHQAYPHKILTDRRNRMHTIRQKNGLHPFPWREESHYDTFSVGHSGTSVSAALGMAIAAEKENKGRKVVAVIGDGAMTGGMVFEALNHAGDLRNDMLVVLNDNEMSISENVGALNNHLAQLMSGRFYTTIRESSKKVLKGMPAIKEIAKRTEEHLKGMVVPGTLFEELGFNYIGPIDGHDVDALVETMRNMRSLKGPQILHIMTKKGRGYEPAEKDPIGWHAVPKFDPSQFKKPATKPGLPTFSQVFGKWLCDVAELDDKVMGITPAMREGSGMVEFSQRFPKQYFDAAIAEQHAVTLSAGMATQGLKPVVAIYSTFLQRGYDQLIHDVALQRLPVLFAIDRGGIVGADGPTHQGAFDLSFMRCIPNMIIMTPSDENECRQMLYTGYCYQDGPTAVRYPRGCATGAEQVEEMTQLPIGKGVMKRHGKKIAIVNFGTTLETALIAAEALDASVADMRFVKPLDIELLTELANNHDVIVTVEENAIMGGAGSSVMETLQQLKIIMPVLQIGLPDEFIKHGAPDEIISELKLDAKGIEQQIRDYLA
- the xseB gene encoding exodeoxyribonuclease VII small subunit, producing MAKKPENLSFEQSLNELETIVASLEQGEVSLDDALKQFERGINLVRQSQAKLEQAQQKVSILLDDKDTLTPLEIEQ
- the nadK gene encoding NAD(+) kinase, producing MSKKFNTIGLIGKPHHHGTNLTLKRLHHWLSMQGYQVIVESRVSAELGNDISSMDLLEMGAHCDLAIVVGGDGNMLGAARVLARFDVAVIGVNRGNLGFLTDLPPDNFEDTLSDVLDGEFETEYRFLLEAEVHRHGKITSSNTAVNEAVLHPGKIAHMIQFEVYIDEQFMYSQRADGMIVSTPTGSTAYSLSAGGAILTPNLQALILVPMFPHTLSCRPIVVDACSTIKLVVSPENGENLEVSCDGHVHLAVLPGDEIIIRRSSEQLRLIHPKGHNYFHVLRNKLGWGSKLF
- the grpE gene encoding nucleotide exchange factor GrpE; its protein translation is MSNESNYDPQDIDTQDQVEEGTVIEAGEASLMDELTQANFRIEELEQLLAESEAALADRKEVEVRAAAEIQNIRTRTAKDVEQARKFALEKFANELLPVIDNMDRALQGTSPADEATKAIYEGVELTMKGFLSTVEKFGVVQLSPLGETFNPAHHQAIGMQPSAEYPENTVMLVMQKGYILNDRLLRPAMVMVSQGGPGVDTQA
- the ispA gene encoding (2E,6E)-farnesyl diphosphate synthase, with translation MLTDAIKTYQQRVDQVLSQKLTDLDNAAPKLKAAMTHGALLGGKRIRPFLVYSIGQMLNVPLKVLDNLAAAIECIHAYSLIHDDLPAMDNDSLRRGQPTVHIAFDEACAILAGDALQTLAFDIISEPIEGLTPSQQLAIVKSLAKASGYMGMCGGQAIDLSATNQRIEMARLTELHNKKTGALICCAVEMALIAANAPDNEHQALMVYAGKIGLAFQVQDDILDIVASTEELGKPQGSDEQSNKSTFPKLLGLEGAKQTSQQLVDDALSELTKLPYNSQLIADFARYIIVRRI
- a CDS encoding L-lactate permease — translated: MTTLQLIASLTPIISVMVFLVLLKLPASKAMPISMVATGLAAIFIWQMDTRILAASIVEGLLSALTPLTIIFGAVFLLNTLKYSGAMDTIRAGFTSISADARVQVIIICWLFGSFIEGSAGFGTPAAIGAPLLVLLGVPPIAAAVVALIADSTSVSFGAIGLPVLFGMEQGLIQNGVSMATEQITAHGGNFANYAQFIAMHIITIDLITGSLIPLVVVCVLTGFFGKNKSFKEGLQIWKFALLAGFAFTIPAWLINYLAGPEFPSVIGALIGMAVVIPVAQKGWLLPATPWNDFADNEQLSQNITTEDKPVEAKFSQIAAWSPYIIMAALLVLSRIVTPFKTWLTGFNISWTGLLGTELKASFATFYAPGIFFILVCVVGFILFRMKPKAIKQSITVSCGSMLPTIISLGASVPMVKIFLNSGANSAGLQSMPVALADLLANTMGSVWAWVSPIVGIFGAFLSGSATFSNMMFSGLQYSVADNIGMSHALALALQGIGANAGNMMCVMNVVAAATVVGMAGRESEIIRKTMPIALGYALVAGTIAVIWGGF
- the pomA gene encoding flagellar motor protein PomA, producing MDLATLIGIIGAFAFIIGAMVTSGGIGLFIDVPSILIVVAGSLFVVMMKFNLKQFLGAIKIGLKAFMFKIDKPEDLIEQSVNMADAARKGGFLALEEAQISNTFMQKAVDMLVDGHDGEVVRNALEKDIALTEDRHKSGVNIFKAMGDVAPAMGMIGTLVGLVAMLSNMDDPKSIGPSMAVALLTTLYGAVIANMIAIPMADKLSLRMNEELLNRNLIMDAVLAIQDGQNPRVIEGFLKNYISEKQRKIDTTDGE